The Acidobacteriota bacterium genome has a segment encoding these proteins:
- a CDS encoding M28 family peptidase, with translation MNNETIRKIVLAGAAAILVASLWSCQGARNRQEPVTIDELAAHIRDLSADQLEGRAVGTRGIELAARYHEDYFRAMGLEPPFAGSYRQSFPLVGTTPDPQASLEITGPAVTLAPALRDEFVVLTEREDAPPEAAGELVYGGYLVQAPERNWDDIKGMDLAGKILLVEVNEPGNRPGGVFDGEAMTYYGRWPYKFEKADELGAAGVLIIHDAKGAAYGWDVLRASWGSENFFLPDRRPRLLFEGWIAGETADRVLAAAKLDRKALREKAETPDFAPVPLGLTAKVRQRQAFRTVEGVNVAGIVRAKAPAATKRTIVLSAHYDHFGRDKTLAGDQIFNGAVDNCSASAALLALAGYYAQRPEKLKDDLCFVAVTAEEQLLLGSDFFARNLPFDRKSAVADINLEMVNVWGETEDVFAVGADQSDLDGVCREAAEKLGLRYTSERNRELGFFYRSDQLSFVRAGIPGVWLSQGIVAKGPDKGLVQRKFGDYRATRYHKVTDEVQPDWDLRGALQIVGWAQGIVDLLQDREALPQFSPLSPFKRADAK, from the coding sequence ATGAACAACGAGACGATCCGGAAGATCGTTCTGGCCGGGGCGGCGGCGATCCTTGTCGCGTCGCTCTGGTCCTGCCAGGGGGCCCGGAACCGGCAGGAGCCGGTCACGATCGACGAGCTGGCCGCTCATATCCGCGACCTCTCGGCCGACCAGCTCGAGGGCCGGGCCGTGGGCACGCGCGGCATCGAGCTCGCGGCCCGCTACCACGAGGACTATTTCCGGGCCATGGGGCTGGAGCCACCGTTCGCCGGGAGCTACCGGCAATCGTTCCCGCTCGTCGGCACGACGCCCGACCCGCAGGCCTCCCTCGAGATCACCGGCCCGGCCGTGACCCTGGCGCCCGCCCTCCGGGACGAGTTCGTCGTCCTGACCGAGCGCGAGGACGCCCCGCCCGAGGCCGCGGGGGAGCTCGTCTACGGCGGCTATCTCGTCCAGGCCCCCGAGCGGAATTGGGACGACATCAAGGGGATGGACCTCGCGGGCAAGATCCTGCTCGTCGAGGTCAACGAGCCGGGCAATCGGCCCGGCGGCGTCTTCGACGGCGAGGCCATGACCTATTACGGCCGCTGGCCTTATAAATTCGAGAAGGCCGACGAGCTCGGCGCCGCCGGCGTCCTTATCATCCACGACGCCAAGGGCGCGGCCTACGGCTGGGACGTGCTGCGGGCCTCGTGGGGCAGCGAGAACTTCTTCCTGCCGGACCGCCGGCCGCGCCTCCTGTTCGAGGGCTGGATCGCCGGCGAGACGGCGGACCGCGTCCTGGCCGCGGCCAAGCTCGACCGCAAGGCCCTCCGGGAGAAGGCCGAGACGCCGGACTTCGCGCCCGTGCCCCTGGGGCTGACGGCCAAGGTCCGGCAGCGCCAGGCCTTTCGCACGGTCGAGGGCGTCAACGTGGCCGGGATCGTCCGGGCCAAGGCCCCGGCCGCGACGAAGCGGACCATCGTCCTGTCGGCCCACTACGATCATTTCGGCCGGGACAAGACCCTGGCGGGCGACCAGATCTTCAACGGGGCGGTCGACAACTGCTCGGCCTCGGCCGCGCTGCTGGCCCTGGCCGGCTACTACGCCCAGCGGCCGGAGAAGCTCAAGGACGATCTGTGCTTCGTCGCCGTTACGGCCGAGGAGCAGCTGCTCCTCGGCTCGGACTTCTTCGCCCGCAACCTGCCGTTCGACCGGAAGAGCGCCGTCGCGGACATCAACCTCGAGATGGTCAACGTCTGGGGCGAGACCGAGGACGTCTTCGCCGTCGGGGCCGACCAGTCCGACCTCGACGGCGTCTGCCGCGAGGCCGCGGAGAAGCTGGGCCTCCGCTACACCTCCGAACGGAACCGGGAGCTCGGCTTTTTCTATCGCTCCGACCAGCTCAGCTTCGTCCGGGCCGGCATCCCCGGCGTCTGGCTCAGCCAGGGGATCGTGGCCAAGGGCCCGGACAAGGGCCTGGTCCAGAGGAAGTTCGGGGACTACCGGGCGACCAGGTACCACAAGGTGACCGACGAGGTCCAGCCCGACTGGGACCTCCGGGGGGCGCTCCAGATCGTCGGCTGGGCCCAGGGGATCGTCGACCTGCTCCAGGACCGCGAGGCGCTGCCGCAGTTCTCGCCGCTGAGCCCGTTCAAGCGCGCTGACGCCAAGTGA